A region from the Candidatus Alcyoniella australis genome encodes:
- a CDS encoding glycosyltransferase family 39 protein, whose product MSRDQRNAALPWLAVVAISVAAFGLALLGAWWADYPGAKAERWHLLNVLAIEYQLEQAAGPSDIAPILINNERKFPPLLYLAAVLARRISPIDDDRLSCLCAMLLFSLAMHCGFFLLLRQRLSAWLAVLGTLMLAGNHVLLSHLQVFNMAYPSAATAVLALGLLARLDVFLRMRDTLIFGAVCALGALLYYTVPIYVAPAVLFVLIARLRRTRTDRGRIAAQFGIFLLIGLALAGPYYFSESFLSWGDQRLERFQEYEGPVGAQMSSAGAMFFYWLGRYILQIVGALWITPLALLLLIIGR is encoded by the coding sequence ATGAGCCGCGATCAACGCAACGCGGCCCTGCCCTGGCTGGCCGTGGTCGCGATCTCCGTGGCCGCCTTCGGCCTGGCGCTGCTCGGTGCCTGGTGGGCCGACTACCCCGGGGCCAAGGCCGAACGTTGGCACCTGCTCAACGTGCTGGCCATCGAATATCAGCTCGAGCAGGCGGCCGGCCCCAGCGACATCGCGCCGATCCTGATCAACAACGAGCGCAAGTTCCCGCCGCTGCTCTATCTCGCGGCCGTTCTGGCGCGACGCATCTCGCCGATCGACGACGACCGGCTCTCGTGCCTGTGCGCGATGCTGCTGTTCTCGCTGGCAATGCACTGTGGATTCTTCCTGCTGCTGCGACAGCGGCTCTCCGCCTGGCTTGCGGTGCTGGGCACGCTGATGCTCGCGGGCAATCACGTGCTGCTCTCGCATTTGCAGGTGTTCAACATGGCCTACCCTTCAGCTGCCACGGCCGTGCTGGCATTGGGTCTGCTGGCGCGCCTCGACGTGTTCCTGCGGATGCGCGACACCTTGATCTTCGGCGCGGTCTGCGCCCTGGGCGCGCTGCTGTACTACACCGTGCCGATCTACGTGGCGCCAGCCGTGCTGTTCGTGCTGATTGCGCGGCTGCGGCGCACGCGCACCGACCGCGGCCGGATCGCGGCGCAGTTCGGCATCTTCTTGTTGATCGGCCTGGCCCTGGCCGGACCCTACTATTTCAGCGAGTCGTTTCTGAGCTGGGGCGATCAACGTCTGGAACGCTTCCAGGAGTACGAGGGGCCGGTCGGCGCACAGATGTCCTCCGCCGGCGCGATGTTCTTCTACTGGCTGGGCCGCTACATCCTGCAGATCGTCGGCGCGCTGTGGATCACGCCGCTGGCGTTGCTGCTGCTGATTATCGGACG
- a CDS encoding radical SAM protein, producing MDLLNSALRLAPRATLRAALAALRPLSQIAALRAFRAIPDDLRYPLPGYVIFEPTLRCDLDCDFCFQRGMHRSGDELSLEQIDELLQRLAPQRLKLIGGELLVRDDALRLIKLAAQHSNSLTITSNGNRLDDPTAKLLSGLANLQRLSLSVTQRQRLDALAPHTRGIARRTPIMAQALVRPQSVESIARACAKLPGMGIRTLLLMLEMWSTPEQVEQSLATLAGRFGAFERGMLHVRTLDRAPYSLAELESALERIGHAARRSGMVTLLEPRYGASRVQRLHEAQEPPAAKVVCSYLIEPALRVDPAGELIFCEHIRLPLGNLLEHDPRQLFNSEPMVNLRRLLLDGDFLPICRRCCKLVHLR from the coding sequence TTGGACCTGTTGAACAGCGCGCTGCGCCTGGCCCCGAGGGCAACGCTGCGCGCGGCCCTGGCCGCCTTGCGCCCGTTGTCGCAAATCGCCGCGCTGCGAGCCTTTCGCGCGATCCCCGACGATCTGCGCTACCCCCTGCCGGGCTACGTGATATTCGAACCGACCCTGCGCTGCGATCTGGATTGCGATTTCTGCTTTCAGCGCGGCATGCACCGCAGTGGCGACGAACTGAGCCTCGAACAAATCGACGAGCTGCTGCAAAGACTCGCACCGCAACGGCTCAAGCTGATCGGCGGCGAGCTGCTGGTGCGCGACGACGCGTTGCGGTTGATAAAGCTGGCCGCGCAGCACTCAAACTCGCTGACGATCACCAGCAACGGCAACCGACTCGACGATCCGACCGCAAAGCTGCTCAGCGGGCTTGCCAATTTGCAGCGGCTGTCGCTGTCCGTTACCCAACGCCAACGGCTGGACGCCCTGGCGCCGCACACACGCGGCATTGCCCGCCGCACGCCGATCATGGCCCAGGCCCTGGTGCGGCCGCAGAGCGTCGAGAGCATCGCGCGGGCCTGCGCCAAGCTGCCCGGCATGGGCATCCGCACCCTGCTGCTGATGCTCGAGATGTGGTCCACGCCCGAACAGGTCGAGCAGTCGCTGGCAACATTGGCCGGCCGCTTCGGCGCGTTCGAGCGCGGGATGCTGCACGTGCGGACTCTGGACCGTGCGCCCTATTCCCTGGCCGAACTCGAGAGCGCCCTGGAGCGAATAGGCCACGCCGCGCGGCGTTCGGGAATGGTCACGCTGCTCGAGCCGCGCTATGGCGCGTCCCGCGTACAACGCCTGCACGAGGCCCAGGAGCCGCCCGCAGCCAAGGTGGTTTGCTCGTACCTGATCGAGCCGGCGCTACGCGTGGACCCGGCGGGCGAGCTGATTTTCTGCGAGCACATCAGGCTGCCCCTGGGCAACCTGCTGGAACACGACCCGCGGCAGTTGTTCAACTCCGAGCCGATGGTCAACCTGCGCCGCCTGCTGCTGGACGGCGATTTCCTGCCGATTTGCCGCAGATGTTGCAAGCTGGTACACCTGCGTTGA
- a CDS encoding DUF2461 domain-containing protein codes for MEELIFTGFGKEGIEFLAGLERNNNKRWFDKRKPIYQRALLEPMQAFVYELGLKLSRDLAPDLVFEPRVNRSIYRIYRDTRFGADKSPYKTHMAAILWEGSGEKFYVPDFYFQFDAHDVLLGGGVYRFSPQGLKDFRGALADDDLGRRLDKIVTAHKFRPFLPLQGEQLKRVPPGYAADHPRAELLRHKGLYVMQERPISLLYTRRCLDEAERIYRAMGDLHVWLRDVLG; via the coding sequence GTGGAGGAGCTGATCTTCACCGGCTTTGGCAAGGAGGGAATCGAATTCCTCGCCGGGCTGGAGCGCAACAACAACAAGCGCTGGTTCGATAAGCGCAAGCCGATCTACCAGCGCGCGCTGCTCGAGCCGATGCAGGCATTCGTCTACGAGCTGGGACTCAAACTCTCGCGCGACCTGGCGCCGGACCTGGTGTTCGAACCGCGCGTCAACCGCTCGATCTACCGCATCTACCGCGACACACGCTTCGGCGCTGACAAGAGCCCCTACAAGACCCACATGGCGGCGATTCTCTGGGAGGGCTCGGGGGAGAAGTTCTACGTTCCGGACTTCTACTTTCAGTTCGACGCCCACGACGTGCTGCTGGGCGGCGGAGTCTACCGCTTCAGTCCCCAGGGACTGAAGGACTTCCGTGGGGCGCTGGCTGACGACGATCTCGGCCGACGTCTGGACAAGATCGTGACCGCACACAAGTTCCGGCCGTTCCTGCCGCTGCAGGGCGAGCAGCTCAAACGCGTGCCCCCGGGCTATGCTGCGGATCACCCGCGGGCCGAGTTGCTGCGGCACAAGGGGCTGTACGTGATGCAGGAGCGGCCGATCTCGCTGCTTTACACCCGGCGCTGCCTGGACGAGGCCGAACGCATCTACCGCGCAATGGGCGATCTCCACGTCTGGCTGCGCGACGTATTGGGCTGA
- a CDS encoding glycosyltransferase, with translation MRLLVVGHTYITRANHGVLRAMAKLDCEITVATPGRWPDPLFTLEHEPAQPPLRSIALPTVGSGREGWYLLRGLGRALSKQSFDAVRVDHGPGALACWQTLRLARRLWPSAAFAFFTWWNVPWSLRPPQSWAQRAVLRRSDGAICGNAEAQRLLQGCGFAKPTTVLPQLGVDSALFKPGDKAQARARNDLSQGAPLIGFIGRLVREKGVFDLLEALARMPGETRLLLVGRGDESGIAARARELGVGQRLIVRPSVPHERIAGLLPALDVLALPSQPASGWQEQFGHVLIEAMACGVPVVGSQSGEIPNVIGEAGLIVPYSAPTELAAALQRVLDEPLLASRLAASGHERVEQRFCDRAVARANLEFLAGLIADRGRAA, from the coding sequence TTGCGGCTACTGGTAGTCGGCCACACGTACATCACCCGCGCCAACCACGGAGTGCTGCGCGCGATGGCAAAGCTCGACTGCGAGATCACCGTGGCGACGCCCGGACGTTGGCCCGATCCGCTGTTCACCCTCGAGCACGAGCCGGCGCAGCCGCCGTTGCGCTCCATCGCGTTGCCCACTGTTGGTTCCGGCCGCGAAGGCTGGTATCTGCTGCGCGGATTGGGCCGGGCGCTGTCCAAGCAAAGCTTTGACGCGGTGCGCGTGGACCACGGTCCCGGCGCGCTGGCCTGCTGGCAGACCCTGCGGCTGGCGCGTAGGCTTTGGCCGAGCGCGGCGTTCGCGTTCTTCACATGGTGGAACGTTCCCTGGAGCCTGCGTCCGCCCCAGAGCTGGGCTCAGCGTGCGGTGCTGCGTCGATCCGACGGCGCGATCTGCGGCAACGCCGAGGCGCAAAGGTTGTTGCAGGGGTGCGGATTCGCGAAGCCGACAACGGTACTGCCCCAGCTGGGCGTGGACAGCGCGCTGTTCAAGCCTGGTGACAAGGCCCAGGCGCGGGCGCGTAACGATCTGTCGCAGGGCGCGCCGCTGATCGGCTTCATCGGCAGGCTGGTGCGCGAGAAGGGCGTGTTCGACCTGCTCGAGGCGCTGGCGCGCATGCCCGGTGAAACCCGGCTGCTGCTTGTCGGTCGCGGCGACGAGTCCGGGATCGCGGCCCGCGCTCGCGAGTTGGGCGTGGGCCAGCGGCTGATCGTCAGGCCCAGCGTGCCCCATGAGCGGATCGCCGGGCTGTTGCCCGCCCTGGACGTGCTGGCCCTGCCATCGCAACCCGCGTCGGGTTGGCAGGAGCAGTTCGGCCACGTGCTGATCGAGGCGATGGCCTGCGGCGTGCCCGTGGTCGGTTCGCAAAGCGGCGAGATCCCCAACGTGATCGGCGAGGCTGGGTTGATCGTGCCGTACAGCGCGCCCACGGAGTTGGCCGCGGCGTTGCAGCGCGTACTGGACGAGCCGCTCCTGGCATCGCGGTTGGCCGCTTCGGGGCACGAGCGCGTTGAACAGCGCTTCTGCGACCGGGCCGTGGCGCGAGCCAACCTAGAATTTTTGGCGGGCCTGATCGCGGACCGGGGACGGGCGGCGTGA